CGATCTCGCAAACCGACCCGGTAAAGCGCTCGCAGGAACTGATGCGCACACCTTTGCCAAAACGGTTTTATGAAAAGGCGGAAGTGGCTGAAACCGAAGGCGGTTTCACGGTGCATCTGGATGGTCGCCCGGTTAAAACACCTGCGCGTGCAGTTTTGCTTTTGCCAACAGCGCAAGCGGCAGAAATCGTTGCAGAAGAGTTTCGCGCACAGGTAGAAGTTATCGATCCTTCCAAGATGCCTGCAACGCGTCTGGTGAACACAGCAATCGACGGCATTGCGCAAGACCCGCAGGCGGTTTTCGAAGATATTCTGCGCTTTGCTGGCACCGACATGATCTGTTACCGCGCCGCGAGCCCGAAAGAGCTTGTTGCTCGCCAGACCGAACAATGGTGTCCGCTGATCGACTGGGCCGAAAGCCTCGGCGCACGTTTTGCACTGGCCGAAGGCGTGATGCATGTTGAACAGTCCCGCGAAGCAATTGCAGCTTTTGGCGTTCATCTGACAGAATTTAGAAATCCGATTGCGCTGGCTTCGCTCCACACCATGACCACACTGACGGGCTCCGCACTCATTGCATTGGCAATTGCTAAGGGCGAATTGTCTGTAGAAGACGGCTGGAAGCGTGCGCATCTCGATGAAGACTGGACTGTCGAGCATTGGGGTGAAGACGCAGAAGCACAAGCGCGTCGCAAGACCCGTCACGGAGAAATGCTGGTTGCAGCCCGCGTGTTGCAGGCGCTCTAGTTATTATTTAGCTAATAAGCGTAGTTTATTGATAGAAATAGAAAACCCGGCTTGCGCCGGGTTTTCTTTCGCGTGCATTTTGCACGTCGTTCCCCTCGGTAACCGTCTTAATCGATGCGGGCCGTTGCCGACCCGCAGTAGCGATTAAACCGAGTAGTACATGTCGAACTCGACTGGATGCGGCGTTGTTTCATAACGCAGCACTTCAGCCATTTTGAGTTCGATGAAGCTGTCGATCTGATCGTCTTCAAACACGCCGCCAGCCTTGAGGAACTCGCGATCCTTGTCGAGTGCCTGCAGAGCTTCACGAAGCGAACCGCAAACCGTTGGGATCTTCTTGAGTTCCTTTGCAGGCAGATCGTAAAGATCCTTGTCCATAGCCTGACCTGGATGAATCTTGTTCTTGATACCGTCAAGACCAGCCATCAGCAGAGCTGCAAAGCACAGATATGGGTTTGCCGATGGATCAGGGAAACGAACTTCAAGGCGCTTTGACTTCGGCGACGAGCCGAAAGGAATGCGGCAGGAAGCCGAGCGGTTGCGAGCCGAGTAAGCCAGCAGAACTGGAGCTTCATAACCTGGAACCAGGCGCTTGTAGGAGTTGGTTGATGGGTTCGTGAATGCGTTTACAGCCTTAGCGTGCTTGATAACGCCGCCGATGAAGAACAGGCAGTTTTCCGACAGGCCAGCATATTCATTGCCAGCGAAAGTTGGCTTGCCATCTTTCCAGATCGAGAAGTGAACGTGCATACCAGAGCCGTTGTCACCGAAAACTGGCTTTGGCATGAAGGTTGCAGTTTTGCCATAGGCATTAGCGACCTGATGCACGACATATTTCTGGATCTGCATCTTGTCGGCATTGCGTACCAGCGTGTCGAATTTCGTGCCAAGTTCGTGCTGTGCAGAAGCGACTTCGTGGTGATGCTTTTCAACGGTTACGCCCATTTCCGTCAGAACGGTGAGCATTTCGGAGCGCATATCCTGAAGGCTGTCCACTGGTGGAACCGGGAAATAGCCACCCTTAACGCGTGGACGATGACCCATATTGCCAGTTTCGTAATCGGTATCGTCGTTCGAAGGCAGTTCGGTCGAGTCGAGCTTGAAGCCGGTGTTGAATGGATCAACCTTAAACTTCACATCATCGAAGACGAAGAATTCAGCTTCCGGGCCAACATAAACGGTATCGCCGATGTTGAGCGACTTCATGTAGGATTCCGCCTTCTTTGCAGTCCCGCGTGGATCGCGGCCATAAGCTTCACCCGAAATCGGATCAAGAATGTCGCAGAGAATAACCAGCGTGGACTGTGCGAAGAATGGATCAATGTGGGCTGTTTCTGGATCTGGCTTCAGAACCATGTCGGATTCGTTGATAGCCTTCCAGCCGCCAATCGAAGAGCCGTCGAACATAACGCCGTCTTCAAACATTTCTTCGTCGACGAGGCCAACATCCATCGTGACGTGATGCAGCTTGCCCTTTGGGTCGGTGAAGCGAAGGTCAACAAACTTTACGTCGTTGTCTTTGATCTGTTTCAGAATGTCATTGGCAGTCGTCATTTTGGTATCCTGTTTGCACGGCTGTGTTCGGTAGACTTGGGTCGGAAGACTTCGGTCGATAGTTTGATTGGGTTAAATCGCGTCCACGCCGGATTCGCCGGTACGGATACGAATAACTTCTTCGATATTGGAAACGAAAATCTTACCGTCGCCAATACGGCCTGTCTGGGCCGCTTTGCGAATAGCTTCAATAGCGCCATCAACAGTTTCGTCAGCGACGATGACTTCGACTTTTACCTTGGGAAGAAAATCAACGACATATTCTGCACCGCGATAAAGTTCAGTATGGCCTTTCTGACGGCCGAAACCCTTGGCTTCAATGACCGTAATACCCTGCAAGCCGACTTCCTGAAGGGCTTCCTTCACTTCATCGAGTTTGAAAGGTTTAATAATGGCTTCGATCTTTTTCATCAGAGAATTGTCTCCGCTCTTGTTCGGAAATGGACATTGTGCCCGTTTCGCTGAAATAGAAGCATGAACTGTGCCAACTTATTTGTCGTTTGTCGAATTTTTAAAAACATGCGCTGATTTGGGAGGTTTTTCCCATATTTCTGCATCTAAACCGCTAGAAATGCGGCTAAACGCGAGGCTAGCGCATTTTTTAAATTTCAAAAGTTCAAGTTCTTCGTCGCAGACTGGCATTATTATGAGCATCTACACAAGCTGCTCTGCGAGAAAGATTTTTAACAAGGTTTCAATCTCGTTAGCGGTGATTAAAAAATAGGCGAAATGCAATAAACTTCATCAGGCTTGCGCAAATTCGTCTGCCGCGTAATTAATAACGTTCATTGCAGAGGAAGGTGCCGCTTATGTTTGAACTCTTGACGCCGGAGCAAATGTCGCGTGCAGATGCTATAACCATCGATAGCGGCAAGCGAGACGGTTTTTCTCTCATGCTTGCGGCTGGCCATGCAGTTGCTGAAGTGGCGCGGAGTATGTTTTCCGCACGAGGACCAATCGCAATTCTATGCGGGCCGGGGAACAACGGCGGTGATGGCTATGTTGCAGCACAGTTCCTTATAGAAGCGGGACGCGAAGTCATTTGTTTTGGAACGAAGCAGCCGCGTGAGCGAAGTAATGCAATGCGCGCCCTTCATTTTTACAAAGGAGAAGTTCACCGCCTAAGCGCGATGGTGCCGACTGATTTCGTCGGCATTATAGATGCGCTCTATGGTGCGGGCTTGTCACGTCCGGTCGATGGCGTTGAGGCGCGTGTTATCGACAGGGTGAATGCATCAGATATTCCGGTTCTTGCTGTCGATTTGCCAAGCGGTATTTCGGGCTTTAACGGGCGGGTGCTTGGTAATGCCATCAACGCACGCGCAACTGTAACCTTCTTCCGCAAAAAGCCCGGACATCTTTTACAACCCGGTCGCACGCATTGTGGTGTGCTTCATGTTGCAGACATTGGCATCTTGGATAATGTGCTCGACAAGATTGCGCCAAATACATTTGAAAACGCGCCAGAACTTTGGCGGGATCAATTACCAGCACTGTCAATCAACGCGCATAAATATAGTCGCGGTCATGCCGTTGTTTTTTCTGGCCCGGAACATTCAACAGGCGCAGCGCGACTGTCCGCCATGGCTGCTGCACGCAGTGGTTCAGGGGCTGTTACTCTTCTGTCGCCACCTCACGCGTTTGCAACAAATGCGGCTCATCTGACGAGCATAATGGTGCGCGAGACGCGCAGTATCAAAGATGTTGAAGCATTCCTGATTGATCGCAAGGTTGCAGCCTGTGTTCTCGGCCCAGGCTATGGCAGTGCCAAGTTTGCGCGCGATCACGCTCCGTTACTTCTGTCAGCAGCGAATAATCGCGCGGAACATTTAAAGGGATTGGTACTTGATGCGGACGGCATAACCGCTTTCGAGGAGAGGCCTGAACAACTTTTCAACGCAAAACGCAGCGATCACACAGCGCTCGTACTCACTCCGCATGAAGGAGAGTTTCGACGTTTATTTCCCGATATTGCTGCGGATTCCGAAACATCAAAACCGGATAAGGCACGCCAGGCAGCCAAACGTGCCAATGCTGTGGTGATTTATAAGGGGCCAGATACAGTCATCGCAGCACAAGATGGACGTGCGGCCATCAATGCTAATGGCACGCCACTCTTAGCGACAGCCGGATCGGGCGATGTGCTTGCTGGCATCATATGCGGACTGCTCTCACAAGGAATGCCAGCTTTTGAAGCCGCATGCGCTGCGGTCTGGATACACGCTGATGCGGCACGTCGTTTCGGTCATGGCCTTATTGCCGAGGATTTACCGCTGCAACTGCCTGCTGTCTGGTCAGCTCTTGAGCGATCAGCGTCTTGAAATGCGGCTGTTTCCGTTGCCCACGTCGACGGTGATACTACCGGAAACTGACACATCCGTATTACCAACGCGGAAGTTTTTCCATGTTCCGCCTTGCTGATTGTCGGGTTCAGGCGCAGGCGGTGGCGCTGATACGATCGGCGTTTGCGGCTTTACCCCCGGCAGGCCAGTAGGCGCAGGTTCATTTGCAAAAGCAAATGCTGATATTGTTGTCGAGAAAACGGTGGTAAGCATAAGTAATCTATTCATAATCATACTCCCTTACACCTTATCTGCGACGGCCTCTAAAAGCTGGTCCGCCATTTCGAGCGTAAATTCATCATAATGCGAAATGACGCGGCTCGGTTCGTAATGCTGAACTGGCAAATCAGTATATCCGAAATCGACCGCCACGACAGGAATGCCTGCTGCCTTCGCAGTATCAATATCGGTACGGCTATCACCAACCATGATAGCGAGGTCGCGATTACCGCCTGCAAGAGCGATGGTTTCCGTCAAATGACGAGGGTCAGGCTTGCGGAATGCGAATGTATCTGCGCCGCAAATAGCAGCGAAACGATTCGCTTCACCCATTGCCTTCAGCAACTTTACTGCCAGCGCTTCAAACTTATTTGTACAAACTGCCAGCGTATAGCCATTCGCACTGAAGCGATCCATGGCTTCAAGCACGCCCGGATAGAACGATGAATGTCCCGGCATATTTGCGCTATAATGCGCGCGAAATTTTTCAACCAACTCATCCAGCTTCGCGTCATCGACCTGCTTTTGCTGGGCTGCAAAAGCGCGTTCAATCATAACGCGTCCGCCTTGGCCGACAAAGCGACGAAGTGCGCCATGATCTGCTGTCTTTAAACCGGAAATCGAAAGGCAATGATTTAAGCTATCCAGAAGGTCCGGTGCAGTTTCAACCAATGTTCCGTCGAGATCGAACACAATGATTGGTTTTGAATTGGCAGCGAACATAATGTTTCCTTCTGGAATTGATCTGTGCATTGCTAGCTGATCTTTCAGATAGGCTCAAGTTTGTGTCTTCTCAAGACAACGCTGAAACAAGAGTTCATCGCAAAAATAACGATAAATTGTATTGAGAGCTTTGTTGCGTTGGCCACGCATGCTAGAGGCGTTGCCGGAGAAGGATGAAAATCCGCTGGGAAGACAGGAATTCTGAGCATGGATGAAGCACGCAAGCTGAAAATCGCCGCCGCTGCCGAGGCATTGACGCACGTCAAAGACGGAATGCGTCTTGGAATTGGCACCGGCTCTACCGCAGAAGAATTTGTGCGCCTGCTGGCTGAAAAGGTGAAAAGCGGTTTCAAGGTTATTGGCGTGCCGACATCGGAGCGCACCGCAGAACTCTGTGCTGACCTTGGTATTGCGCTGACAACGCTTGAAGAAACGCCACATCTTGATCTGACAATTGATGGCGCTGATGAGGTTGATCCAAACCTGTCGCTTATCAAAGGCGGCGGTGGCGCTTTGCTTCGCGAGAAGATCGTAGCAACTGCGTCTGATTCGATGATCGTTATTGCCGACGGATCGAAAGTTGTTGAAACACTCGGCCGTTTTCCTTTGCCAATCGAAGTCAATCGCTTTGGCCTTAAAGCGACTTTGCTCGGTATTGAGGCTGCCGCAGCGCAATGTGGTCTTGCAGGTCCACTCGTCCTGCGGTTAAAAGATGGCGCGCCATTTGTAACGGATGGTGGACATTATATCGTGGATGCATCTTTTGGCCGCATTCCCGATCCAAAGATTCTTTCTGACGCTCTCTTCGCCATACCGGGTGTTGTTGAGCACGGACTTTTTATCGGACTGGCACGCGCCGCAATCATCGCTGGCGCTGACGGTATCCGAACCATGAACCGGCCTTGAGGGGCCGATACGAATTGTTTGAACGGAGTACCGACCATATGATCCCGGCAACTGGCTTCCGCCGTCTGATTGCACCGTTTTCCGCACTTGTCTTGATGTCAGGCATCCATGCGGCATCTGCGCAGGAAATTTCTGCCTCGCATCTCGATGCTGCCCGCGCGGCAATCGCTTCGATTCAGGCAACTGAACAGTTCGACGAAATTCTGCCAAGCGCGGCACGCGCTCTCAAGGGTGAGCTGATCCAGAAGGATCCAAACCTTGAAGCGCTCATCACGAAGACCGTTGATGACAAGGCTATTGCTTTGGCTGCACGCCGCGCTGATCTCGAAACCGAATCTGCCCGCGCTTATGCCAATGCGTTCAGCGAAGATGAACTCAAGGCAATCGCTGCGTTCTACACATCGGATGCGGGCAAGAAGCTTCTTGCAGAAGGTCCAATCGTAACCCGTGAAGTCGTGAAAGCTGCAAATATCTGGCAGAACGGCATTGCCCGCGATCTCGCGACCTCTGTTGCAGAAGTTCTCGCAGCACAGGCTGGTGCCGCTGCTGCTCCTGAGCAGCCAGCTCAGTAATATTTTGCGATAGTCACGTAGAATTTAAAAGCCCGGCGACTTGGCCGGGCTTTTTCTTTTGCTTACATAAGTCGAAGAAACAGATTTGAATGGAGAGTTCCATGGCCGGTTATGATTATGATCTTTTTGTTATCGGCGGTGGCTCCGGTGGTGTACGGGCAGGGCGACTAGCCGGTGCCATGGGCAAAAAGGTTGGTCTGGCCGAAGAATATCGCATGGGCGGAACCTGCGTCATTCGTGGCTGTGTTCCTAAAAAGCTGTTTGTCTATGCTTCGCAATTTCCAGAGCATTTTGAAGATGCAGCTGGCTATGGCTGGGATGTCGGCAAATCAAGCTTTGACTGGAAGAAGCTTATTGAAGCCAAAGACAAAGAAATTGACCGGCTTGAAGGCCTTTATCGCAAAGGTCTGGAAAACTCGAAGGTCGAGATTTTTGCAAGCCGTGCAGAACTGATTGATGCTCATACGATTGAACTGAAAGCTGATGGTCGCCGTGTCACTGCCGATCAGATTCTGATTGCAACTGGTGGCTTTGCCAGTGTGCATGAATCCCTGCCGGGCGCAGAATATTGCATCACCTCCAATGAAGCGTTTCATCTCGAAAAATTGCCAAAGGCCATCGTTATTGCTGGCGGTGGCTATATTGCTGTCGAGTTTGCCAATATTTTTCATGGGCTTGGCGTTGAAACCACAATTGTCTATCGCGGCAAAGAAATCCTGTCGCGCTTTGATCATGATCTGCGTCATCTGCTGCATGAAACCATGGAAGCCAAGGGCATCCGCATTATATGCGGGGCGGTGTTCGAGAAGGTTGAAAAACAGGCTAATGGCGAGCTGAAAGTTTTGCTGACCAATGGTGAAACACTGAATGTCGGTCAGGTGATGATGGCAATTGGGCGTAAGCCCAACACAAAGGGTCTCGGCCTCGAAAAAGCTGGCGTTAAAACAGACGCGCTCGGCGCAATCGAAGTGGATGACTATTCACGCACCAGTGCGTCAAACATCTGGGCCGTGGGTGACGTCATCAATCGCGTTCAGCTGACCCCGGTGGCCATCCATGAAGCCATGTGCTTCCTTGAAACCGCGTTTAAAAACAATCCGACCAAGCCTGATCACGACCTGATTGCTACAGCAGTGTTCTCGCAGCCTGAAATCGGCACCGTCGGCTTGCCGGAAGATGAAGCCGCCAAGAAATATGCTGAGCTGGAAATCTATCGCGCACTTTTCCGCCCGATGAAGAACACGCTTTCGGGCCGCAATGAAAAGATGCTGATGAAGCTCATTGTGGATGCTGAAAGCCGCAAGGTTGTCGGTGCTCACATCATGGGGCCGGATGCAGGCGAAATGGCGCAATTGCTGGGAATTTCTTTGAAGGCTGGTGCAACCAAAGATGACTTCGACCGCACCATGGCCGTGCATCCGACAGCAGCGGAAGAGCTGGTCACCATGTATAAGCCGACCTACCGTGTTGTGAATGGCAAGAAGGTCGAAAACTGAACTTTCGTATCCTTCCAATCCTGTTAACGATTCTTGCTGGTATAAAGTGAGCGTCTGCATTATATCAACGCGATCACGCGTGCTGGTTTGCGTGCAAAGACATTAAATTGTCTTGCTCAAGCGCATTCCAGCTTTCGTGCAAGGAGGACAAAATCCGAGAGAAATCGCGCGGATAATTAAACAGGTGTGAAATGACGAAGAACTGGACCCCGAATTCCTGGAGAGACAAACCGATCAAGCAAGTGCCGTTTTATCCAGACGCACAGGCTTTGACCGATGTTGAGGCTCGCCTTCGTACCTATCCACCGCTCGTTTTTGCCGGCGAGGCACGTAAGCTGAAAACACAGCTTGCAGCCGTTGCCGAAGGAAAAGCATTTCTGCTTCAGGGCGGCGATTGTGCGGAGAGTTTCGCAGAACATGGCGCGGATAATATTCGCGACTTTTTCCGCGTCTTTTTGCAGATGGCCGTTGTACTGACTTTTGGTGCTTCCAAGCCTGTTGTTAAGGTTGGCCGTATTGCGGGTCAGTTCGCAAAGCCGCGTTCATCCGATATGGAAACGCTCAATGGCGTTGAGCTGCCTTCATACCGCGGTGACATCATCAACGGCATCGATTTCGATGAAGCTTCGCGTATCCCTGATCCGCAGCGTCAGGACATGGCTTACCGCCAGTCTGCTGCGACGTTGAACCTGCTGCGAGCCTTCGCACAGGGCGGCTACGCGAACCTCGAGAATGTGCATCAGTGGATGCTCGGCTTTGTTGGCAAAAGCCCGCAGGCAGAGCGCTATGCCGCTCTCGCACAGCGTATTTCGGAAACGATGAACTTCATGCGCGCCATTGGGATTACTTCCGATAGCAATCATTCTTTGCGTGAAACCGATTTCTACACCAGCCATGAAGCTTTGCTGCTTGGCTATGAAGAAGCGCTCACACGCGTCGATTCGACCTCTGGCGACTGGTACGGCACTTCCGGTCATATGATCTGGATTGGCGACCGCACACGTCAGGCTGATCATGCGCATATTGAATATTGCCGTGGCATCAAGAATCCGCTCGGTCTGAAATGTGGCCCATCGCTTCAGCCGGATGATCTCATTCGTCTGATTGATCTTCTCAACCCTGAAAACGAAGCAGGTCGTCTGACGCTCATCGCTCGTTTCGGTTACGACAAGGTTGGCGATCATTTGCCACAGCTCATTCGTGCTGTTGAACGTGAAGGCCGTAAGGTCGTCTGGTCTTGTGATCCGATGCACGGCAACACGATCACCGCTGGCGGCTACAAGACGCGTCCGTTCGACCGTATCCTCAAGGAAGTGGAGTCCTTCTTCGCGATCCATCGTGCCGAAGGTTCGCATCCGGGCGGTATCCATGTTGAAATGACCGGCAAGAATGTTACCGAATGCACGGGCGGCGCCCGCGCAATTTCGGCAGAAGATCTGCACGATCGTTACCACACGCATTGCGATCCACGCCTGAATGCCGATCAGGCGCTTGAGTTGGCTTTCCTTTTGGCAGAACTGCTCAAGAAGGAACGCGATGCCGGGACAGAAAAGCAGGCTGTTAACGCCTGATTGGAAAGTCACTTTTTAAATAAGGTCAGGGCGGAGAATTCATTCTCCGCCCTGTTGATTTTTATATGAAGACACTTATTGATCTTTGCATAATTTTTCGGGGGCATCCATGAAGCGGATTTTTCTGGCGTTTCTTAATTCAATGCGTGCTCTCAAGCACTTGGCGAAGCATGAAAAGGCCGTTCAGCAGGAGCTTGTCCTGTTTCTCCTGTCGCTCCCAATCGCATTCTTCATTGCTCCAACTTGGCTGACATTCCTGCTGATGACAGGATCGATCCTGTTTCTCATTCTGGTTGAAGTACTCAACACCGGCATCGAAGCGACCTGCGATGCCGTTTCGCGTGATTTTCATAAAGAAATTCAGATTGCCAAAGACTGTGGCTCGCTCGCAGTGCTGATCGCCATCGTTTTTGTAACGGTCACATGGGTCTATATTCTTTTTACAACCTATCTCATCTGACAAAGAACAACCGTTCTTCAACGCAATCCGTTGCAATCAATCACACAAGCGCGCTAAAGCTTGCGCATGACCAGCGTTAGCGAGAATCTCGATATGCTTCGTATTGCCGTTGCACAGCTCAATCCTGTAATGGGCGACATCGCCGGAAATCTTGAGAAAGCGCGCACAGCGCGTGCACAAGCCGCCCAAATGAACGCCGATCTTGTGATGTTCACGGAGCTGTTCATCGCGGGCTATCCGCCAGAGGATCTGGTTCTGAAAACTGCCTTCGTTGCAGCTTGCGAAAAAGCAGTGAAAGAACTGGCCAAAGACACAGCTGACGGCGGCCCCGGCGTAATTATCGGTACGCCTTTGCAGCGCGATAGCGGCTTACATAATTCAATTGCGGTTCTCGACGGTGGTGAAATTATTGCCGAACGCTTCAAGGTCGATCTGCCAAACTACGGCGAGTTTGACGAAAAGCGCGTTTTCCAGCCCGGCCCGATGCCGGGACCAGTCAATTTCCGTGGTGTACGCATTGGAATTCCGATCTGCGAAGACATCTGGGGCGATTTGGGTGTTGCGGAAACGCTGGCAGAGAGCGGCGCAGAGTTGCTGCTGGTGCCAAATGGTTCGCCTTATCACCGTGCCAAGATCGAGCGTCGTTATCAGGTTGTGCTCAAGCAGGTTATCGAAACAGAGCTCCCCATGCTCTATGCCAATCAGATGGGCGGGCAGGACGAACTGGTTTTCGACGGCGGCTCGTTTGCCTTCAATACGGATAAGAGCCTTTGCCTGCAAATGCCGCAGTTCGCAGAAGCCATCACTTTGACTATCTGGAAGCGCGAGGCTGATGGCTGGCGCTGTGAAGATGCTGAAAAGGCAAAATTGCCCGAGGGTCTCGAAGCCGATTATGCGGCTTGCATGTTGGGCCTGCGAGATTACGTCAATAAGAACGGCTTCAAGGATGTTGTGCTTGGCTTGTCAGGTGGTATCGACTCAGCGATCTGCACCGCGTTAGGCGTCGATGCATTGGGCAAAGATCGCGTGCGCTGTGTGATGCTGCCTTATCGTTATACATCGGAGGAATCGTTGAAAGACGCCGCCGATTGCGCGAAGGCGCTCGGCGTGCGTTACGATATTGTTCCGATTGCAGAGCCGGTTGAAGGTTTCCTTTCTGCGCTCAAACCAATGTTTGAAGGCACTGAAAGCGGTGTAACCGAGGAAAACCTGCAAAGCCGTGCGCGCGGCACTATTCTTATGGCCATCTCCAACAAGTTTGGCTCAATGGTTGTGACTACCGGCAACAAGTCGGAAATGTCGGTGGGCTATGCGACGCTATATGGCGACATGAATGGCGGCTTCAACCCCATCAAGGACGTCTACAAGATGCAGGTGTTCGCACTGTCTGAATGGCGCAACAACAATGTTCCGGTGGGAAGCCTTTGCCCATCCCGCGAAGTGATCCCGACTAATATCATTACAAAAGCACCGTCGGCCGAGTTACGCGAAAACCAGACCGATCAGGACAGTCTTCCACCTTATCCGGTGCTGGACGACATTCTCGAATGCCTCGTTGAAAACGAGATGAGCAATGCCGAGATTGTTGCGCGCGGTCATTCGCTTGAGACGGTGCAACGGATCGAGCATCTGCTCAATCTGGCCGAATATAA
This genomic stretch from Brucella pseudogrignonensis harbors:
- a CDS encoding NAD+ synthase, whose protein sequence is MTSVSENLDMLRIAVAQLNPVMGDIAGNLEKARTARAQAAQMNADLVMFTELFIAGYPPEDLVLKTAFVAACEKAVKELAKDTADGGPGVIIGTPLQRDSGLHNSIAVLDGGEIIAERFKVDLPNYGEFDEKRVFQPGPMPGPVNFRGVRIGIPICEDIWGDLGVAETLAESGAELLLVPNGSPYHRAKIERRYQVVLKQVIETELPMLYANQMGGQDELVFDGGSFAFNTDKSLCLQMPQFAEAITLTIWKREADGWRCEDAEKAKLPEGLEADYAACMLGLRDYVNKNGFKDVVLGLSGGIDSAICTALGVDALGKDRVRCVMLPYRYTSEESLKDAADCAKALGVRYDIVPIAEPVEGFLSALKPMFEGTESGVTEENLQSRARGTILMAISNKFGSMVVTTGNKSEMSVGYATLYGDMNGGFNPIKDVYKMQVFALSEWRNNNVPVGSLCPSREVIPTNIITKAPSAELRENQTDQDSLPPYPVLDDILECLVENEMSNAEIVARGHSLETVQRIEHLLNLAEYKRRQSAPGVKITKKNFGRDRRYPITNRFRDR